A single window of Psychromonas ingrahamii 37 DNA harbors:
- the def gene encoding peptide deformylase produces the protein MALLEVLRFPDKRLRTIAKPVEQITVELKKTAENMIETMYEEEGVGLAATQVNFHRRLVVIDVSEQRNQAMVIINPVIVEHSGEEISEEGCLSVPETNAEVKRAEFVTLEYLDIEGKQQVLKADGLLAVCLQHEIDHLNGKLFIDYLSPLKQKRIKTKLEKLQRHNV, from the coding sequence ATGGCTTTACTAGAAGTATTACGCTTTCCAGATAAACGTCTAAGAACGATTGCGAAACCTGTAGAACAGATCACGGTCGAACTTAAAAAAACAGCTGAAAACATGATTGAAACCATGTATGAGGAAGAGGGGGTTGGTCTTGCTGCCACGCAAGTAAATTTCCACCGACGTCTTGTCGTGATTGATGTTTCTGAGCAGCGCAATCAAGCAATGGTGATCATTAACCCCGTTATTGTCGAACATTCAGGAGAAGAGATATCGGAAGAGGGTTGCCTTTCCGTTCCTGAAACTAATGCAGAGGTTAAACGTGCCGAGTTTGTTACCTTAGAATACTTAGATATTGAAGGGAAGCAACAAGTATTAAAGGCTGATGGTTTGCTGGCCGTTTGTCTTCAGCATGAAATCGATCACCTGAATGGAAAATTATTCATTGACTATCTGTCACCCTTAAAACAAAAACGGATTAAAACAAAACTGGAAAAATTACAACGACATAACGTATAG
- the fmt gene encoding methionyl-tRNA formyltransferase: MEKLNIIFAGTPDFAAKHLSALINSEHNVIAVYTQPDRPAGRGKRLTASAVKELAMEQQIPVYQPANFKEVDSTKQLAALNADLMIVVAYGLLLPQLVLGIPRLGCLNVHGSLLPRWRGAAPIQRAIWAGDTETGVTIMQMDEGLDTGDMLAKVSCPIERDETSASLYEKLALQAPDVLVDTINKLVKGELKAEKQDPQLACYAKKLSKSEALIDWSKDAVFIERCIRAFNPWPVSYFVLDDKVIKVRQAGLLATKSEQTAGTIITASKNGIQVATGEGIINLEVLQLAGKKALPVQDILNSRRELFAQGTLLQQG, encoded by the coding sequence TTGGAAAAACTAAATATAATTTTTGCCGGCACGCCTGATTTTGCAGCTAAGCATCTTAGTGCATTGATAAACTCCGAGCATAATGTGATTGCCGTTTATACACAACCGGATCGCCCGGCAGGACGCGGTAAAAGATTAACCGCGAGTGCCGTCAAAGAGCTTGCTATGGAGCAACAGATTCCTGTTTACCAGCCCGCTAACTTCAAAGAGGTTGACAGTACTAAGCAACTTGCCGCGTTAAATGCCGATCTTATGATTGTGGTTGCCTACGGTTTATTATTACCGCAATTGGTATTAGGGATACCTCGTTTGGGCTGTTTAAATGTACATGGCTCCTTATTGCCTCGCTGGCGGGGTGCTGCACCCATTCAGCGTGCAATTTGGGCGGGTGATACAGAGACGGGTGTGACTATCATGCAAATGGATGAAGGTCTGGATACCGGTGATATGTTAGCTAAAGTGAGTTGTCCAATTGAGAGAGATGAAACCAGTGCTTCGCTCTATGAAAAACTTGCCCTGCAAGCGCCTGATGTATTAGTTGATACTATTAATAAACTCGTTAAGGGGGAATTAAAGGCTGAAAAACAAGATCCGCAATTAGCCTGTTACGCTAAAAAATTGAGTAAAAGTGAGGCATTGATTGATTGGTCCAAGGATGCCGTCTTTATTGAGCGCTGTATCCGGGCATTTAATCCCTGGCCGGTCAGTTATTTTGTGCTTGACGATAAAGTCATAAAAGTGCGCCAGGCAGGTTTACTTGCGACCAAAAGTGAACAGACCGCGGGTACTATTATTACAGCGAGTAAAAATGGCATTCAAGTCGCCACGGGTGAAGGTATTATAAACCTTGAAGTGCTTCAGTTGGCGGGAAAAAAAGCGCTGCCGGTACAAGATATTTTAAATTCTCGTCGTGAATTGTTTGCGCAGGGTACTTTACTACAGCAAGGTTAA
- the rsmB gene encoding 16S rRNA (cytosine(967)-C(5))-methyltransferase RsmB, whose product MNVRALAAKILNQVVEQGQSLSNVLPPVQQDLSPKDKALLQVLCYGVLRTLPRLDFFCRSLMDKALKGKQRDLHFLILVGFYQLLYTRIPSHAAVGETVNGAKELKKQALKGMVNGVLRNFLREQESLVEKANKQPALVYCHPSWLVKRLQAAYGDELAAQIMHNNNQQAPMWLRVNALHHTRDQYQVLLNDAGLLSFSSEFNDNALRLEKPTDVYKLPGFTEGWVSVQDGAAQLAAHYLDAQAGDLVLDACSAPGGKTVHVLELQKNIKQMVAVDADAKRLLRVQENLDRLKLKASVIHGDASQPGSWWHGELFDRILCDAPCSATGVIRRHPDIRWLRRESDIAGLVSLQKNILHALWDKLKPGGILLYATCSILPDENDLQIQDFLESRQDASLIPLIVQDNLQNNIQNKGRQILPNEDAMDGFYYAKLQKSL is encoded by the coding sequence ATGAATGTAAGAGCATTAGCAGCTAAAATTTTAAATCAAGTGGTAGAGCAGGGGCAATCATTATCCAATGTCTTACCCCCTGTCCAACAGGATCTTTCTCCTAAAGATAAAGCATTATTACAGGTACTTTGTTACGGCGTTTTACGTACTTTGCCGCGCTTAGATTTTTTCTGCCGTTCTCTGATGGACAAAGCATTAAAGGGCAAGCAGCGCGACCTGCACTTCCTTATTTTAGTCGGTTTTTACCAGTTACTGTATACCCGAATTCCCAGCCATGCCGCGGTTGGAGAAACAGTTAATGGGGCGAAAGAACTTAAAAAACAGGCATTAAAAGGCATGGTTAACGGTGTGTTACGGAATTTTTTACGTGAGCAGGAGAGCTTGGTAGAAAAAGCGAATAAACAACCGGCACTGGTTTATTGCCATCCAAGTTGGCTCGTAAAACGTTTACAAGCAGCCTATGGTGATGAGCTGGCCGCTCAGATTATGCACAATAATAATCAGCAGGCACCAATGTGGCTACGGGTAAATGCGCTTCATCATACTCGCGATCAATACCAGGTTCTGTTAAATGATGCCGGACTGCTCAGTTTTAGCTCGGAGTTTAATGATAATGCACTGCGTTTAGAAAAACCGACCGATGTTTACAAATTGCCTGGTTTTACCGAGGGCTGGGTTTCAGTGCAGGATGGCGCAGCACAGCTGGCGGCCCATTATTTAGATGCACAAGCCGGCGATCTGGTTTTAGATGCTTGTTCAGCACCTGGTGGTAAAACAGTGCATGTTCTGGAGCTGCAGAAAAATATAAAACAGATGGTGGCTGTTGATGCAGATGCTAAACGGTTACTGCGTGTTCAAGAGAATTTAGATCGTCTTAAACTTAAGGCAAGCGTTATTCACGGTGATGCATCACAACCGGGCAGTTGGTGGCATGGTGAGCTGTTTGATCGTATTCTTTGCGATGCACCCTGCAGTGCTACCGGTGTTATTCGTCGTCATCCGGACATCCGTTGGTTACGCCGAGAGAGTGATATTGCAGGTTTAGTGAGCTTACAAAAAAATATTTTGCATGCGTTATGGGATAAACTAAAACCCGGAGGTATTCTACTCTATGCAACTTGCTCTATTTTGCCCGATGAAAATGATTTACAAATTCAAGACTTTTTAGAAAGTAGGCAGGATGCCTCGTTAATACCCCTTATTGTGCAGGATAATCTCCAAAACAATATCCAAAATAAAGGACGGCAGATATTGCCTAATGAAGATGCGATGGATGGTTTTTATTATGCAAAATTGCAAAAGTCATTATAA
- the trkA gene encoding Trk system potassium transporter TrkA codes for MKIIILGAGQVGASLAENLVGENNDITVVDLSPDNLQELQDRFDLRVVQGSASSPVILAEAGAEDADMLIAVTNSDEVNMVACQIAFTLFNVPKKIARIRSQSFIQYEKELFGSGAFPIDHVIAPEKLVSDYITQLIDYPGALQVANFANGKVNLMAIKAYYGGSLVGNAISTLKQHMPNIEARVAAIFRRGKAIRPRGTTIIEADDEVFFISASQHIRAIMSEMQKLEKPYKRIMIVGGGYIGESLAKRLEKDCSVKLIEKNLKRAEYLSETLSNTIVFCGDSSDQELLTEEHIDQIDLFITVTNDDEANIMSAMLAKRMGARKVMVLIQRSAYLDLVQGGILDIAISPQQATLSALLTHVRKADLKHVYSLREGLAEAIEIIARGDSMTSKVVGRELCQLKLPPGTSIGAIVRNETVLIAHDNTVLETDDHVILFLVNKKFISDIEKLFQPSPFFL; via the coding sequence ATGAAGATTATTATATTAGGCGCAGGGCAGGTGGGTGCTTCATTAGCAGAGAACCTTGTTGGTGAAAATAACGATATCACGGTGGTTGATTTATCGCCCGATAATTTACAAGAGTTACAAGACAGGTTTGATTTACGCGTTGTTCAGGGGAGTGCTTCAAGCCCGGTAATACTCGCTGAGGCAGGAGCCGAAGACGCGGACATGTTAATTGCCGTGACCAATTCTGACGAAGTCAATATGGTAGCCTGTCAAATTGCTTTTACGCTCTTTAATGTCCCTAAAAAAATAGCCCGTATCCGTTCACAAAGTTTTATTCAATACGAAAAAGAGTTATTTGGCAGTGGTGCTTTCCCGATCGATCATGTGATCGCCCCGGAAAAGTTAGTGAGTGATTACATTACTCAGTTAATTGATTATCCGGGCGCATTGCAAGTTGCCAACTTCGCCAATGGCAAAGTGAATTTAATGGCGATTAAAGCCTATTATGGTGGTTCGTTGGTGGGTAATGCTATTTCTACATTGAAACAGCACATGCCTAATATTGAAGCGCGGGTAGCGGCTATTTTCAGGCGTGGCAAAGCAATTCGTCCACGGGGTACCACTATTATTGAAGCGGATGATGAGGTGTTTTTTATCTCAGCAAGTCAACATATTCGTGCCATTATGAGTGAGATGCAAAAGCTTGAAAAACCTTACAAACGAATTATGATTGTAGGTGGCGGTTATATTGGTGAAAGCTTAGCTAAACGCCTAGAAAAAGACTGTTCAGTTAAATTAATTGAAAAAAATTTAAAACGGGCAGAATACCTTTCCGAAACACTTTCCAACACTATTGTCTTTTGTGGTGATTCATCGGATCAAGAATTATTGACCGAAGAGCACATTGATCAAATTGACCTTTTTATTACAGTTACCAATGATGATGAGGCTAATATTATGTCAGCAATGCTAGCTAAACGTATGGGGGCAAGGAAAGTCATGGTATTAATCCAGCGCAGTGCTTATCTTGACCTTGTACAGGGAGGTATTTTAGACATCGCTATTTCTCCGCAGCAGGCAACGCTTTCGGCCCTGTTAACCCATGTGCGTAAGGCTGATTTGAAGCACGTCTACTCTTTGCGAGAAGGACTCGCTGAAGCGATTGAAATTATTGCCCGTGGTGACAGCATGACTTCAAAAGTCGTCGGCAGAGAATTATGCCAACTTAAATTACCGCCAGGTACAAGTATCGGCGCAATAGTGAGAAATGAGACAGTGTTAATCGCCCATGATAATACTGTGCTTGAAACCGATGACCACGTTATATTATTTCTGGTGAATAAAAAGTTTATCAGCGATATTGAAAAATTATTTCAACCTAGTCCGTTCTTTTTGTAG
- a CDS encoding TrkH family potassium uptake protein: protein MAIFMYPPMVFAFYNNTLGGVEFLSSIIITHLASALFIFMGKEKEFSRLGVREMFLLTTGVWVLASMFAALPFVLIEHINFSNAFFETMSGITTTGSTVLNNLDTMHPSILLWRSILQWLGGVGFIVMGVAILPFLNVGGMRLFQTESSDWSDKAESKTRSVAIDILLVYIFLSVCCFVGYRLAGMGSFDAINHAMTTISTGGYSTSDRSMGNFSNAAHWNAIIFMFLGGLPFLLLIRAFNQHSLVTLFRDAQVLGFIKVVLFFTLSLTAYLVFSDQFSPANALRLSLFNVVSVVTTTGFGLDDFISWGDFSLVVFWGLMFSGACSGSTSGGIKIFRFQIATSMLKRQLMILIHPRGIFPQRYNNRTVSDDILRSLIAFILAYMGTIAVSTLLLALFGSTAIVALSASITAVSNVGPGLDPSIGPSGNFSALSDPSKWVLAIGMLMGRLEILTVVVLFLPHFWRR, encoded by the coding sequence ATGGCAATATTTATGTATCCGCCCATGGTCTTCGCTTTTTATAATAATACCTTAGGTGGCGTAGAATTTTTATCCTCTATTATTATTACTCACCTGGCTTCTGCTCTTTTTATTTTTATGGGCAAAGAAAAAGAATTCTCTCGCTTAGGTGTAAGAGAGATGTTTTTATTAACCACCGGGGTGTGGGTTTTAGCCAGTATGTTTGCCGCATTACCTTTTGTGCTGATTGAACATATTAATTTTAGTAATGCTTTTTTTGAAACCATGTCGGGTATTACTACAACGGGCAGTACAGTACTTAATAATTTAGATACTATGCATCCGAGTATTTTATTGTGGCGCTCCATTTTACAATGGTTAGGTGGCGTTGGTTTTATCGTGATGGGGGTGGCTATTTTACCCTTTTTGAATGTCGGCGGGATGCGCCTCTTCCAGACAGAATCGTCAGACTGGTCAGATAAAGCTGAATCTAAAACGCGCAGTGTCGCAATCGATATTTTGTTGGTCTACATCTTCTTAAGCGTGTGCTGTTTTGTTGGCTATCGTCTTGCCGGTATGGGGAGTTTCGATGCAATAAATCATGCTATGACGACTATTTCGACGGGGGGATACTCAACTTCAGATCGTTCAATGGGAAATTTTTCCAATGCAGCACATTGGAATGCCATTATTTTTATGTTTTTGGGTGGGTTGCCATTTTTATTATTGATACGTGCCTTTAACCAACACAGTTTAGTCACTCTTTTCCGTGATGCTCAAGTCTTAGGCTTTATTAAAGTGGTCTTGTTCTTTACTTTAAGCTTAACCGCTTATTTAGTGTTCAGTGATCAATTCTCCCCGGCTAATGCCTTGCGATTAAGTTTATTTAATGTCGTTTCTGTGGTCACAACCACAGGCTTTGGGCTTGATGATTTTATTTCCTGGGGAGATTTTAGTCTTGTTGTTTTTTGGGGGTTAATGTTTTCTGGTGCTTGTTCCGGTTCAACCTCGGGTGGTATAAAAATATTCCGCTTTCAAATTGCCACCAGTATGCTTAAACGTCAGTTAATGATCTTAATTCACCCTCGTGGCATCTTTCCGCAACGTTACAATAATCGCACCGTAAGCGATGATATTCTACGCTCTTTAATTGCTTTTATTTTGGCCTATATGGGCACTATTGCAGTCTCAACCTTATTATTAGCACTGTTTGGCTCAACGGCTATTGTTGCTCTGTCTGCCTCCATTACTGCCGTTTCCAATGTTGGACCCGGCCTGGATCCGAGCATTGGTCCAAGCGGAAATTTTTCAGCTTTATCGGATCCTTCCAAATGGGTTTTAGCCATTGGTATGCTAATGGGACGATTAGAGATACTGACTGTGGTGGTCTTGTTTTTACCTCATTTTTGGCGCCGTTAG
- the rmuC gene encoding DNA recombination protein RmuC → MLLSPLMLLVSSASLIFSLIIIFSWALLRLKKQRDHLFIEQKLTAQELLHNQNINIEKSQTLLEKQSFIDSLQHQSNKLTVRLRETEVHLQSATQRLREQQENEQKLSNQFELLSQRIFSEKSAQFKQLNQDSISQLLDPLKTQLDSFKKQVTDCYVNESKERYNLQNEISNLAKLNELMQQETNNLTNALKGDNKQQGNWGEIILQRILESSGLREGHEYKTQVSFQNDQGQRLQPDVVVQLPQNKNIIIDSKVSLVAYERFFNADDLQTQKEALQAHALSLRQHIKGLGKKNYQNLIGSNTLDYVLLFVAVEPAFITALEHDPELVKLALDNNVLLASPTNLMIALRTIDNLWRFEQQEQNGRLIAQQAGKLYDKLRLFSENMLDVGSQLNKAQNSYDRALKQFSQGRGNLIQQAEQLKEMGVTVTKPLPETLVERTNLENSAFHAKNSQD, encoded by the coding sequence ATGTTATTATCTCCTTTGATGCTTCTCGTCAGCAGTGCTTCATTAATTTTCAGCCTTATTATTATTTTTTCCTGGGCTTTATTACGTTTAAAAAAACAACGGGATCACTTGTTTATTGAGCAAAAATTAACCGCTCAAGAACTTCTGCACAATCAAAATATAAATATTGAAAAATCCCAAACACTACTGGAAAAACAATCATTCATTGATAGTTTGCAACATCAAAGCAACAAGTTGACTGTACGTTTAAGAGAAACAGAAGTTCATTTGCAGAGCGCCACTCAACGCCTTAGAGAACAGCAGGAAAATGAACAGAAGCTGAGCAATCAATTCGAATTGCTTTCTCAACGTATTTTCAGCGAAAAATCCGCACAGTTTAAACAACTAAACCAAGACAGTATCAGTCAACTACTTGACCCTTTAAAAACCCAGTTAGATAGTTTTAAAAAGCAAGTCACTGATTGTTACGTTAATGAGAGTAAAGAACGTTATAATTTACAGAATGAAATTTCTAACCTGGCCAAACTCAATGAATTAATGCAGCAGGAAACTAATAATCTGACCAATGCATTAAAAGGCGATAATAAGCAGCAGGGTAATTGGGGGGAGATTATTTTACAGCGAATTTTAGAGTCGTCCGGATTGCGTGAGGGCCATGAATACAAAACCCAGGTTAGTTTTCAAAATGATCAGGGGCAGCGTTTACAGCCTGATGTGGTGGTACAATTACCGCAAAACAAAAATATTATTATTGATTCAAAAGTATCTTTAGTCGCCTACGAGCGATTCTTTAATGCCGATGATCTGCAAACCCAAAAAGAGGCATTACAGGCACATGCTCTCTCTCTTCGTCAGCATATTAAAGGATTAGGAAAAAAGAATTATCAGAATTTGATTGGCAGTAATACCCTTGATTATGTTTTATTATTTGTGGCCGTTGAACCCGCTTTTATCACCGCGCTGGAGCATGACCCCGAGTTGGTTAAGTTAGCACTGGATAACAATGTACTACTCGCCAGTCCAACCAACTTAATGATTGCGTTACGTACTATTGATAACTTATGGCGCTTTGAGCAACAGGAGCAAAATGGTCGTTTAATTGCCCAGCAGGCGGGTAAATTATATGACAAATTACGCTTGTTTAGTGAAAATATGTTGGATGTTGGCTCACAGCTGAATAAAGCACAAAACAGTTATGATCGGGCACTGAAGCAATTCAGTCAGGGTCGGGGTAATCTTATTCAACAAGCGGAACAGTTAAAAGAAATGGGCGTAACAGTTACTAAACCTTTACCTGAAACCTTGGTTGAACGCACTAATTTAGAGAATTCTGCTTTCCACGCTAAAAACAGCCAAGACTAG
- the glmS gene encoding glutamine--fructose-6-phosphate transaminase (isomerizing), whose protein sequence is MCGIVGAVAQRDVSEILLEGLQRLEYRGYDSAGLAVISADGQLQRTRRLGKVKELANAVAANPVSGGTGIAHTRWATHGEPSEANAHPHLSGDNIVIVHNGIIENYESLRETLRGRGYEFLSQTDTEVICHLVEWELRSAETLLEAVQKTLPQLEGAYGTVVMDRRDPSRLVVARSGSPLVIGLGVGENFLASDQLALLNVTRRFIFLEEGDVAEITRRDINVFDLNGKAIEREVHESTIEQDAADKGKYRHFMQKEIFEQPSALINAMEGRISHDSVLVESIGVGAKDILKNVEHVQIIACGTSYNSGMAARYWFESLAGVSCDVEIASEFRYRDFVVRPNSLLLTLSQSGETADTLAALRLAKQKGYMSAMSICNVSGSSLVRESDLAFMTRAGTEIGVASTKAFTTQLAAMLILVTAIGKEQGTISKEKEAKIVRALHSLPAQIEKALAFDKPIEALAEDFADKEHTLFLGRGEFYPIAMEAALKLKEISYIHAEAYAAGELKHGPLALVDADMPVVVVAPTNDLLEKVKSNIEEVRARGGQLYVFADESAGFESSEGMKIITLPSVDEIIAPIFYTVPMQLLAYHVALIKGTDVDQPRNLAKAVTVE, encoded by the coding sequence ATGTGTGGAATCGTTGGTGCAGTAGCACAAAGAGATGTATCTGAAATCTTATTAGAAGGATTACAACGCTTAGAATATCGCGGTTATGATTCAGCAGGCCTTGCCGTTATTAGTGCTGATGGACAATTACAACGAACACGTCGTTTAGGAAAAGTAAAAGAATTAGCCAATGCGGTTGCCGCTAATCCTGTCAGCGGTGGAACCGGTATTGCACATACGCGCTGGGCAACACATGGAGAGCCCTCAGAAGCCAATGCACATCCTCATCTCTCCGGCGATAATATTGTTATCGTCCATAACGGTATTATTGAAAACTACGAAAGCTTACGCGAAACCCTGCGCGGGCGTGGTTATGAATTTCTTTCACAAACCGATACTGAAGTAATTTGCCATCTTGTTGAATGGGAATTACGCAGTGCAGAAACACTTTTAGAAGCCGTGCAAAAGACATTGCCTCAGCTGGAAGGTGCCTATGGCACTGTGGTCATGGATCGCCGTGATCCAAGTCGTTTAGTGGTCGCCCGTTCGGGGAGTCCACTGGTAATAGGCTTGGGAGTTGGGGAAAATTTTCTGGCATCGGACCAACTGGCTTTATTAAATGTAACACGTCGTTTTATCTTCTTAGAAGAAGGGGATGTTGCTGAAATTACCCGCCGAGACATTAATGTTTTTGATTTGAATGGCAAGGCGATTGAGCGTGAAGTTCACGAATCAACTATTGAGCAAGATGCAGCCGATAAAGGCAAGTACAGACACTTTATGCAAAAAGAAATTTTCGAGCAACCCAGCGCATTAATAAATGCAATGGAAGGTCGAATCAGTCATGACAGTGTATTAGTTGAGAGTATTGGTGTTGGTGCAAAAGATATCCTGAAAAATGTAGAGCATGTACAGATTATCGCCTGCGGTACATCTTATAACTCAGGCATGGCTGCCCGTTACTGGTTTGAGTCCCTCGCCGGCGTAAGCTGTGATGTGGAAATAGCTTCTGAATTCCGTTACCGAGATTTTGTCGTGCGTCCAAATAGCCTATTGCTGACTCTGTCACAATCGGGTGAAACTGCAGATACGCTGGCAGCGTTACGCTTAGCCAAGCAGAAAGGTTACATGTCGGCGATGTCTATCTGTAATGTTTCCGGGTCATCTTTGGTACGCGAATCGGATCTTGCTTTTATGACCCGCGCGGGTACTGAGATTGGTGTTGCATCCACCAAAGCATTTACAACGCAGCTGGCTGCCATGCTTATTTTGGTTACCGCTATTGGTAAAGAGCAGGGCACTATCAGCAAAGAAAAAGAAGCAAAGATTGTACGTGCATTGCATTCACTCCCAGCGCAAATTGAGAAAGCATTAGCCTTTGATAAACCGATTGAAGCCTTAGCAGAAGATTTTGCAGATAAAGAGCACACATTATTCTTAGGCCGGGGTGAATTTTACCCTATTGCCATGGAAGCGGCGCTTAAATTGAAAGAAATTTCATACATTCATGCTGAAGCTTATGCGGCAGGTGAGTTGAAGCATGGCCCATTAGCGCTAGTTGATGCAGATATGCCCGTTGTTGTGGTTGCACCAACCAATGACTTGCTTGAAAAAGTTAAATCAAATATTGAAGAGGTACGTGCACGTGGTGGTCAGTTGTATGTATTTGCAGATGAAAGCGCCGGGTTTGAAAGTTCTGAAGGTATGAAAATTATTACTTTACCCAGTGTAGATGAAATCATTGCTCCTATTTTTTACACTGTGCCAATGCAGTTATTGGCTTATCATGTGGCATTAATTAAAGGCACTGATGTG